Proteins encoded in a region of the Salvelinus sp. IW2-2015 linkage group LG27, ASM291031v2, whole genome shotgun sequence genome:
- the LOC111953217 gene encoding phthioceranic/hydroxyphthioceranic acid synthase-like — MAEEERAIAVVGIGCSFPGGEGLDNFWKVLLEGKNCALPIPNERFNSTYWYDADNSKPGKTHTSKAALIDGFNELDLRFFGVTDAEADYMDPQQKLLLHCTYRALENAGMPMEKASGTRTGVYLGLMNRDYDLTTAQYNPGLTNHWSGTGKAMSIAANRISYTFNLTGPSVAIDSACSSSLVALHFACQAIKQGDCEMALCGGVSCIIEPQVFVALSKAKMISPEGTSKPFSSRADGYGRGEGCGIILLKPLKQALKDCDHVWGIISKTAVNQDGHTVTPITKPSMVQQEELLRRIYSQSDLSTVQYIEAHGTGTPVGDPIEASSISKVIAKARPPGSETLRIGSVKGNIGHTESAAGVAGLIKVLLMMKHETIVPSLFYSEDSASIDAKALNIKVPTKAEKWGNVGSVERIAGINNFGFGGTNAHTIVKQYNNSHTQTAGVDRSYEYFILSAASEKSLTMMVQDTAEQISSDKTVELQGLSYTSACRRSHMKHKYRKAFTTSSLVDLRNQLKSALNKKIAPSKLDPKLVYVFCGNGVAYQGMCKQLLKQEPVFREKIKEVEALFQMYQRMSITERLESASVDDDFSKPEVVQPLLFAIQVGIASLFKHWGIKPDAILGHSVGEVAAAHCSGLLSLEDAVKVIYFRSTLQSKVTGGKMLVVSNMAVSEVLNLLPPYLNKVCLAAXNSPQSCTLAGDADAIDSLHQKLSSSVKSKNLFLHVLDVPAAYHSQMMDPILSQIEDSIGSLQVNHVETELFSTVTGKAVEQPDFSTGKYWARNIREPVAFEQAVRSATKDKKNVVFVEIGPRRALQRNIQETLGNETQVLTSVQQDKDHETMLDTVSKLFESGVQVDWDKFYRGCETSPTPTPRYQFDCVKKDVIFEAAQKGTSGSHPVLTQTGNDGKTFSCDLASASVAYLQDHRNNDVAIVPGALYAELGLAAFMASSKSKVPLNMLQLSVRFQSPFLIAPNSPEMSVKLDHFENETTFKIQSPTATYASGSISCKQGRLAEEQYISLDSVYKRCTSTMSTDYFYDYLSKRGFQYGSVFRNRGDVHYGADLMEAISVVTVPEELLPQLHDFCIHPVVLDYLLQLTPITIVNAFMARPGFPAEIGSLTVHEPLQPEMVLYLRAANVAADHFEVSGCFTDKAGRVLVELKHVIVKYLGSQSNVVEEYFFHNDFSVVSDDYKPVNKPKALVFADQMGVSEAMQKHLSSQSQYISFTHANDLLSRGFKALLSKFKISDLKSFAEILFVWSSDNVTSHETEAILENMVNCCEMFRQIVLELKAMKFPNSIRAITYRSAENTVDCISAGFVLSGMTRSCAAEMADLSFQLIDISSVSTEDIRALSQVLDSFPCSKYPELVVKDGQILKPYIVHTPTESSDNSQENVHSLKSEEFILQTANPYRMTSLSAIPCDVEHKNIEENSVEIQLSKICVHSSDYFPVSVSDMNYGPTMYWNKHTSQNHQLFALDFSGTVTAVGKDVSKLKVGEHVVSCYPTAASSKIVIPEAACYKTKRLTFLKEAPCVSYFVLAWEVLHRALPKVKQQRLGIISSVPDSGLTKVLAQTATKSGWNNIVLPQFSDQLQNVNKLDAFVLLPPFDKSHFEKACNVSGVRHIVAVCENEWQSSISQNGFRCGNDNVRIQTVQMSSALERGSIRAEKSHIYSWLKSMHLDKKSLDFETTIFQRVSSGSIDFLPVEESESYFSSKTLPFVALGKDDSKGTLSNIKLLPKPNQLFQKNSVYIVTGGLTGLGFETVKFIAQRGGGYIVILSRSSPSTDLQQEISNIKSQSGATVVSLQCDVSISAQVVNTIIAIKERFPSCPIRGVFHSAVVLHDGLIETLDKSLYEKVLKPKVNGALNLHHATKLFKLDYFVCYSSISAFIGNAAQTNYCAANSFLDTFCQYRRNIGLAGQSISWGALNLGLLLDKDHFQRFLAAKGMMVMGVAEIHESLEQCLLLNRPQQVVCKFSFKNLMRHVLAHNASLNIRLGALVDEGITKEKGEVAGYDQTTVSMSPSEYVKSVLRETLGVENDELNDDSSLTALGIDSMLAMTLQNLLFQDRGVNVPLVKLLDPNSTLSTLVAILKEGANQESELGDDLALDLMEKNEEESYMSTVL; from the exons CTTTAACGAACTAGACCTGAGGTTTTTTGGTGTCACCGATGCTGAGGCCGACTACATGGACCCTCAGCAGAAACTCTTGCTGCACTGCACCTATAGGGCACTAGAGAATGCTGGGATGCCAATGGAGAAAGCTAGCGGAACTAGGACTGGAGTATACCTAG GACTAATGAACAGAGACTACGATCTCACAACCGCCCAGTACAATCCAGGCTTGACTAACCATTGGAGTGGCACTGGTAAAGCCATGAGTATTGCAGCCAACCGGATATCCTACACCTTCAACCTCACTGGTCCATCAGTTGCCATAGACAGTGCCTGCTCATCATCTCTTGTGGCTCTGCACTTTGCTTGTCAAGCCATAAAACAAG GTGACTGTGAAATGGCTCTCTGTGGCGGTGTAAGCTGTATCATAGAGCCACAAGTCTTTGTCGCTCTCAGCAAGGCAAAGATGATTTCACCTGAAGGCACCAGCAAACCTTTCTCCAGTAGAGCAGATGGCTATGGCAGAGGAGAGGGCTGCGGGATTATTCTGCTGAAGCCACTGAAACAA GCCTTGAAAGACTGTGACCATGTATGGGGCATCATAAGCAAAACTGCTGTAAACCAAGATGgccacactgtcactccaatcaCCAAGCCATCCATGGTCCAGCAAGAGGAGCTGCTCCGCAGAATCTACTCACAGTCTGACCTGTCAACTGTCCAGTACATAGAGGCTCATGGGACTGGAACTCCAGTGGGGGATCCCATAGAAGCAAGCAGCATCTCCAAAGTCATTGCCAAAGCCAGACCTCCAGGTTCAGAGACACTCCGCATCGGCTCTGTGAAAGGCAACATTGGACACACAGAATCTGCAGCTGGAGTGGCAGGGCTAATCAAGGTACTCCTAATGATGAAGCATGAAACCATTGTCCCTTCACTGTTCTACTCTGAGGACAGTGCCAGTATAGACGCTAAAGCCTTAAACATAAAAGTTCCCACTAAAGCAGAAAAGTGGGGAAATGTAGGCTCGGTCGAACGGATTGCGGGGATCAATAATTTTGGTTTTGGAGGCACAAATGCCCACACAATTGTCAAACAGTACAACAACTCTCACACCCAAACAGCCGGGGTTGATAGATCTTATGAGTATTTTATCCTCTCAGCAGCCTCAGAAAAATCCCTTACCATGATGGTACAGGACACAGCTGAACAGATAAGTTCAGACAAAACAGTGGAACTCCAGGGTCTGTCATATACATCAGCCTGTAGAAGAAGCCACATGAAACATAAATACAGGAAGGCATTCACAACATCCTCTCTGGTTGATCTGAGAAACCAGCTGAAATCTGCTTTGAACAAAAAGATTGCCCCCTCCAAACTAGATCCAAAGTTAGTGTATGTTTTCTGTGGGAATGGTGTCGCCTACCAAGGCATGTGCAAGCAGCTCCTGAAACAGGAACCAGTGTTCAGAGAAAAGATCAAGGAGGTTGAGGCGCTTTTTCAAATGTACCAAAGAATGTCCATCACAGAGAGACTGGAAAGTGCATCAGTTGATGACGACTTTTCAAAACCAGAAGTTGTCCAGCCCCTCCTCTTTGCCATTCAGGTTGGCATTGCCAGTCTCTTCAAGCACTGGGGCATCAAACCAGATGCAATTCTTGGCCACTCCGTTGGAGAGGTTgctgctgcccactgctctgGTCTCTTGTCCCTTGAGGATGCAGTGAAGGTGATCTATTTCCGCAGTACTCTGCAGAGTAAGGTCACAGGAGGGAAAATGCTTGTGGTCAGTAACATGGCRGTGTCAGAGGTCTTGAACCTCCTTCCCCCKTACTTAAATAAGGTTTGCCTGGCTGCTMCCAACAGCCCACAGTCCTGCACACTTGCAGGTGATGCTGATGCTATAGACAGTCTCCATCAAAAGCTAAGCAGTTCAGTCAAGAGTAAGAATCTATTCCTCCATGTTCTAGACGTCCCTGCTGCATACCACAGCCAGATGATGGATCCCATCCTCTCTCAAATAGAGGACAGTATTGGCTCTTTACAGGTGAATCATGTTGAGACAGAATTGTTCTCCACAGTGACAGGGAAGGCGGTAGAGCAGCCAGACTTCAGCACAGGCAAATACTGGGCCAGGAACATTCGAGAGCCTGTTGCATTTGAACAGGCAGTGAGATCAGCAACCAAAGACAAGAAGAATGTGGTCTTTGTAGAGATAGGCCCTAGAAGGGCTCTACAAAGGAACATCCAGGAGACTCTGGGAAATGAGACACAAGTGCTCACGTCAGTGCAGCAAGATAAAGACCATGAGACAATGCTGGACACTGTGTCCAAACTGTTTGAGTCTGGGGTTCAGGTAGATTGGGACAAGTTCTACAGAGGTTGTGAGACATCCCCAACACCTACCCCAAGGTATCAGTTCGATTGTGTGAAGAAAGATGTCATCTTTGAGGCAGCACAGAAAGGTACATCGGGCAGTCATCCTGTGTTAACTCAGACAGGCAATGATGGAAAAACCTTCAGTTGTGATCTGGCCTCAGCCTCAGTGGCTTACCTGCAAGACCATAGAAACAATGATGTTGCCATTGTCCCTGGTGCCCTCTACGCTGAGTTGGGTTTGGCTGCCTTCATGGCCAGTTCCAAATCAAAGGTGCCACTCAACATGCTGCAACTCAGTGTCCGTTTTCAGAGTCCATTTCTCATTGCACCAAATTCTCCTGAGATGAGTGTCAAACTGGATCACTTTGAAAACGAGACAACGTTTAAGATACAATCTCCTACAGCAACGTATGCATCAGGCAGCATATCATGCAAGCAAGGGAGGTTGGCTGAGGAACAGTACATCTCTCTAGACTCAGTTTACAAGCGATGCACATCAACTATGAGTACTGATTACTTTTATGATTACCTAAGTAAGAGAGGGTTTCAGTATGGTTCTGTTTTCAGAAACAGGGGAGATGTGCACTATGGTGCAGACTTGATGGAAGCCATCTCTGTTGTAACTGTCCCTGAAGAACTACTGCCTCAGTTGCATGATTTCTGCATTCACCCTGTAGTGCTAGACTACTTGCTACAACTGACTCCAATCACAATAGTGAATGCATTCATGGCAAGGCCTGGCTTCCCTGCAGAAATAGGCAGTTTGACTGTTCACGAACCCCTGCAGCCTGAAATGGTTCTTTATTTGAGAGCCGCAAATGTTGCAGCCGACCATTTCGAAGTATCTGGCTGTTTCACCGACAAAGCAGGTCGGGTCTTGGTTGAACTGAAGCACGTCATAGTCAAGTATCTTGGGAGCCAATCTAATGTTGTTGAAGAGTACTTCTTCCACAATGACTTCAGTGTTGTGTCTGATGACTACAAGCCCGTTAACAAACCCAAGGCATTGGTTTTCGCTGACCAGATGGGTGTATCTGAAGCCATGCAAAAACATTTGAGCTCACAGTCGCAATACATCTCTTTCACACATGCCAATGATCTCTTGAGCCGTGGATTCAAAGCGCTGTTGTCAAAATTCAAAATCTCAGATTTGAAAAGCTTTGCAGAAATCTTGTTTGTGTGGAGCAGTGACAATGTTACCTCCCACGAAACAGAGGCTATCCTGGAGAACATGGTAAACTGCTGTGAGATGTTCCGACAAATAGTCCTGGAACTGAAGGCTATGAAATTTCCAAATTCCATCAGAGCAATAACCTACCGGTCAGCAGAGAACACAGTGGACTGCATCAGCGCAGGCTTTGTCCTGTCAGGCATGACTAGATCATGTGCTGCAGAAATGGCAGATCTTTCCTTCCAGCTGATTGACATCAGCTCTGTCTCTACAGAGGACATCagagctctgtctcaggttcttgACTCATTCCCCTGCAGCAAATACCCAGAATTGGTGGTGAAAGATGGACAGATTCTAAAACCTTACATAGTGCACACTCCCACTGAAAGCAGTGACAACTCACAGGAAAATGTCCACTCTTTGAAGTCTGAGGAGTTCATCCTTCAGACTGCTAACCCATACAGAATGACAAGCTTGTCTGCCATTCCCTGTGATGTTGAGCATAAGAACATTGAGGAGAATTCAGTTGAGATTCAGCTCAGTAAGATTTGTGTTCATTCTTCTGACTACTTTCCTGTCAGTGTCTCTGACATGAACTATGGCCCGACAATGTACTGGAACAAACACACATCTCAGAACCACCAGCTTTTCGCTCTAGACTTCAGTGGCACTGTCACAGCTGTAGGGAAAGATGTGAGCAAACTGAAAGTGGGGGAgcatgtagtttcatgttatccgACAGCTGCATCTTCTAAGATTGTGATTCCTGAAGCAGCGTGCTACAAGACAAAGAGGCTCACATTTCTGAAGGAGGCACCCTGTGTGTCCTACTTTGTACTTGCATGGGAAGTCTTGCATCGTGCATTACCCAAAGTCAAACAACAGAGGTTGGGCATCATCTCATCTGTTCCTGACTCAGGTTTGACAAAGGTCTTAGCCCAAACTGCAACCAAATCAGGATGGAATAACATTGTTCTGCCACAGTTTAGTGATCAGCTTCAAAATGTGAACAAGCTTGATGCATTTGTCCTTTtgcctccatttgacaaatctcaCTTTGAAAAAGCATGCAATGTTTCCGGTGTGAGACACATTGTTGCTGTATGTGAAAATGAGTGGCAATCCTCCATCTCACAAAATGGCTTCAGATGTGGAAATGACAATGTTCGCATTCAGACTGTTCAAATGTCGAGCGCATTGGAAAGGGGatctatcagagcagagaagTCTCACATTTACAGTTGGCTCAAATCAATGCATTTGGACAAGAAGTCTTTAGATTTCGAAACCACCATCTTTCAGAGAGTGTCATCCGGTAGCATTGACTTCCTGCCTGTTGAAGAGTCTGAATCATACTTCAGCTCTAAAACCCTGCCTTTTGTGGCACTGGGTAAAGATGATTCCAAAGGCACACTGTCCAACATTAAGTTGTTGCCTAAACCAAACCAGCTTTTCCAGAAAAACTCTGTGTACATTGTCACAGGTGGTCTAACTGGACTAGGGTTTGAAACAGTGAAGTTTATTGCACAGCGAGGAGGAGGTTATATTGTCATTCTTTCCAGAAGCAGTCCCTCGACCGACTTACAGCAGGAGATAAGCAACATTAAGAGTCAGTCTGGCGCCACAGTTGTCAGCTTGCAGTGTGATGTTTCAATCTCTGCACAAGTAGTGAATACCATTATTGCGATTAAGGAACGTTTCCCCTCTTGTCCAATCAGAGGGGTCTTCCACAGCGCCGTCGTCCTGCATGATGGGCTGATTGAAACTCTTGACAAATCTCTCTATGAGAAAGTCCTGAAGCCCAAAGTGAATGGAGCTCTGAATCTGCATCACGCCACAAAACTCTTCAAGTTAGATTACTTTGTGTGTTACTCCTCCATCTCTGCCTTTATTGGCAATGCAGCACAAACAAACTATTGTGCAGCCAACTCCTTCTTGGACACATTCTGTCAGTACAGGCGAAACATTGGACTTGCAGGACAGTCTATAAGCTGGGGAGCTTTGAACCTTGGTCTTTTGTTGGACAAAGACCATTTCCAAAGATTTCTGGCAGCAAAGGGGATGATGGTCATGGGGGTAGCAGAAATCCATGAGAGCCTCGAACAATGCCTTCTGCTGAACAGACCACAACAGGTTGTCTGCAAGTTCAGTTTCAAAAACCTGATGCGTCATGTTCTTGCTCATAATGCCTCCCTAAACATACGTTTAGGCGCATTGGTGGATGAGGGGATAACAAAAGAAAAAGGGGAAGTTGCAGGATATGACCAAACTACCGTGTCCATGTCACCAAGTGAATACGTCAAGTCGGTGCTCAGGGAAACGCTTGGTGTTGAGAATGATGAGCTGAATGACGATTCTTCTCTCACCGCATTAGGCATAGACTCAATGCTAGCCATGACTTTGCAGAATCTTCTCTTTCAAGACAGGGGTGTGAATGTTCCCCTGGTTAAATTACTGGACCCCAACAGCACACTGTCTACTTTGGTAGCAATCCTGAAAGAGGGTGCAAACCAGGAATCTGAGCTTGGTGATGACCTTGCTTTGGATCTGATGGAAAAGAATGAGGAAGAAAGTTACATGTCTACTGTACTTTAG